From Streptomyces sp. NBC_00683, one genomic window encodes:
- the dapA gene encoding 4-hydroxy-tetrahydrodipicolinate synthase, which produces MTATPARPFGRALCAMITPFTPAGDLDLVTAREHARGLIAEGCDGLVLSGTTGESPTTTDEEKTALLRAVREAVGDGVPLLAGVGSSDTRHTVRLAQEAEAAGADGLLVVTPYYSRPPQAAVEAHFVRVAEVTGVPLMLYDIPGRTGTRIEPRTLLRLAEHPRIVAVKDCAYDLLGATKVMARTRLAYYSGCEEMNLPLYAVGGAGYVSTVANVAPRRMRAVLDAFDAGDTAEAARLNGLTIGLVEAMMCAGLPGTVTAKALLDAGPVREPLQPAGREATDGLRRVYEELLAVTD; this is translated from the coding sequence ATGACAGCCACCCCGGCCAGGCCCTTCGGCCGCGCCCTCTGCGCCATGATCACTCCGTTCACCCCCGCCGGTGACCTGGACCTGGTCACCGCCCGCGAGCACGCCCGGGGCCTGATCGCGGAAGGCTGCGACGGCCTCGTACTGAGCGGCACCACGGGCGAGTCCCCGACCACCACCGACGAGGAGAAGACCGCCCTGCTGCGGGCGGTCCGCGAGGCGGTCGGCGACGGCGTCCCGCTCCTCGCGGGGGTCGGGAGCTCCGACACCCGGCACACCGTCCGGCTGGCCCAGGAGGCGGAGGCGGCCGGCGCGGACGGGCTGCTGGTGGTCACCCCGTACTACAGCCGCCCCCCGCAGGCCGCCGTGGAAGCGCACTTCGTCCGGGTCGCCGAGGTCACGGGCGTTCCCCTGATGCTGTACGACATCCCGGGCCGCACGGGGACGAGGATCGAACCGCGGACCCTGCTGCGGCTGGCGGAGCACCCGCGCATCGTGGCGGTCAAGGACTGCGCGTACGACCTGCTCGGGGCGACGAAGGTGATGGCGCGCACCCGGCTGGCCTACTACTCGGGCTGCGAGGAGATGAACCTTCCGCTGTACGCGGTCGGCGGCGCCGGCTACGTCAGTACGGTGGCGAACGTGGCGCCGCGCCGGATGCGGGCCGTCCTGGACGCTTTCGACGCCGGTGACACCGCGGAGGCGGCCCGCCTGAACGGGCTCACCATCGGGCTGGTCGAGGCCATGATGTGCGCCGGACTGCCCGGCACGGTCACCGCGAAGGCACTGCTCGACGCGGGCCCGGTCCGCGAACCGCTGCAGCCCGCCGGCCGCGAGGCGACCGACGGGCTGCGCAGGGTGTACGAG